The genomic DNA TGCGGACGAATCGAAGGCGGCGGCATGACCGAACCCGTAGAGCCCGCACCCGACGAGGAACTCGCCGCCCTGCATCGAGACGTCCAGGTCGCCGAGGGTGAGAAGTTGTTGGCCACAACCGATCTCACCGTCAAGTTCGGGGGACTCACCGCACTCGATTCGGTGACGTTCGATATCCGGCGCGGCGAGATTCTCGGCCTCATCGGCCCCAACGGCGCCGGCAAGACCACGTGCTTCAACGCGATCACCGGCGTGTACCGGCCGTCGTCCGGATCGGTGATGTTCGACGGCGCGCCGCTCGGCAAGATCAAGCGCCACGAGATCACCCGGCGCGGCATCGCGCGCACCTTCCAGAACATCCGGCTGTGGGGTGAGATGACGGCGCTGGAGAACGTCGTCGTCGGCACTGACGCCCGGCACAAGACGTCGGTGCCCGGCGCGCTGGTGCGCACCGCGCGGCACCGCCGCGAGGAACGCGACGCCATCGAACGTGCCGCGGCGCTGCTGCAATTCGTGGGCATCGCACACCGCGGCGAAGAGAAGGCGCGGAACCTGTCGTACGGGGACCAGCGCCGGCTGGAGATCGCCCGTGCCCTGGCCACCGAGCCGAAACTGCTGTGTCTGGACGAGCCGGCGGCCGGCTTCAACCCGAGCGAGAAGTCCGCACTCATCGAACTGATCCACGCGATCCGCGAGGACGGCTACACCGTGCTGCTGATCGAACACGACATGCGACTGGTCATGGGCGTCACCGACCGCATCGTGGTGCTGGAGTTCGGCCGCAAGATCGCCGAAGGCCTGCCGGCCGAGATTCGCGAGGACCCCAAGGTCATCGCCGCTTACCTGGGGGTGCCCGATGACGAGCTCTGAATCCGCCGACCTCGACCCGCGGCCGGTGCTGCTGGAGGTCCGCGACGCCGTCGTCCACTACGGCAGAATTCAAGCGCTGCACGGTGTTTCGCTGGTCGTGCGGGAGGGTGAACTCGTCACCCTGCTCGGCTCCAACGGCGCCGGCAAGACCACCATGATGCGGGCCATCTCCGGACTGAGGCCGCTCACGTCGGGTTCGGTATGGTTCGACGGCGCGGACGTCTCGAAGATGAAAGCGCATCGCCGCGTGACCGCGGGCCTGATCCAGGCGCCCGAGGGCCGCGGCATCTTCCCGGGCATGACCATCGTCGAGAACCTCGAAATGGGCTGCTACGGACGCAAATTCGAGTCCAAGCACGACCACGATGAGCGTCTCGACTGGGTGCTGACGACGTTCCCGCGGCTGGCCGAACGGCGGACGCAGGCCGGCGGCACGCTGTCCGGTGGTGAGCAACAGATGCTGGCGATCGGTCGCGCGCTGATGGCCCGGCCCAAGGTGCTGCTGCTCGACGAGCCGTCGATGGGCCTGGCGCCCATGGTCATCTCGCAGATTTTCCGGATCATCTCCGAGATCAACTCTCAGGGCACCACGGTGCTACTGGTCGAGCAGAATGCGCAGCAGGCGCTGAGCCGGTCCGACCGGGCCTACATCCTGGAGACCGGCGCCGTCACCCGCAGCGGTAATGCCCGCGACCTGCTGAAGGACGACAGTATCCGGGCCGCCTACCTCGGCGTCGCCTGAGCTGTCCTTCCGCCGAACATGAGCTTGTGTTCGAAGAACCCGCGAAATTTCGGACGTAAGCTCATGTTCGGCGCAACTGAGCGTCGATTCGGTTGACGATGTCGTCGTCGATCGTCACCAGACGGACGTCGTCGACCTTGGTGGAGGCTGACGAGACTGTTTCAGCGGCAATCATGATCGCGTCGTGCAGCGGCCACCCGTAGATACCCGCGCTGATCAACGGGAAGGCCACGCTCAGCGCGCCGAGCTCGTCGGCGACCTCCAGTGAACGCCGGTAGCAGGACCGCAACAACTCCGGATCGCGTTGGCCCGCGCGGTGATTCGGCCCGACGGTGTGGATCACCCAGCGGGCCGGGAGATTGCCGGCGGTGGTCCAGCCGGCATCGCCGGTCGCCAGGCCGTGCGGGAAGCGCGCGACGCAGTCCTGCAGCACCGCCGGGCCGCCCGCCCGGTGGACGGCGCCGTCCACACCGCCGCCACCGCGCATCGCATTGTTGGCGGCGTTGACGATGGCGTCGACGTTCTGCTGCGTGATGTCGCCGAGGACGGCGGTGATACGTGGCATGACTGCAGTATCGGCGCTATTCGCCGATCCGAAACCGCTTGATCCGCGCCGCCGCGCCGGACACCAACTCGACCCGTGACTTGGGCACCTCGAAATGCTGGGCAAGCACCCGGATCACCGCGGTGTTGGCCTTGCCGTCGACTGCCTGTTCGCGGACGTACACGACCAGCGTGCCGTCGTCGTCGGTCTCGACGAGGGGCCCTTTGCGGCTGCCCGGCTTGACCCGGACCGAAATCATCACTGGCCCAGCGTGCAGAAAATCCCGGGGAATCGGAAATTCCCCGGGATTTTCTTCACGTTCAGCGGATCGGAAACTAGCGCGCGACGATCACCGACGAACCGTGCCCGAAGAGGCCCTGGTTCGCGGTCACGCCCACCCGGGCACCTTCGACCTGGCGTCCGGTGGCCTGACCCTTGAGCTGCCAGGTGAGCTCACACACCTGCGCAATGGCCTGGGCCGGGATGGCCTCGCCGAAGCACGCCAGACCACCCGAGGGGTTGACCGGGACGCGACCACCAATGGTGGTGGCACCAGAGCGCAGGAGCTGCTCGCCTTCACCCTTGGCGCACAGGCCCAGGTGCTCGTACCAGTCGAGCTCCAGCGCGGTCGACAGGTCGTAGACCTCCGCGAGGTTGACGTCGTCGGGACCGATGCCGGCCTCGGCGTACGCGGCATCGAGGATCTGATCCTTGAACACCCGTTCCGGTCCGGCGATGGCCGCGGTGGAATCCGTTGCGATGTCCGGCAATTCGGGCAGGTGCTGCGGGTACTGCGGCGTGACGGTGCTGATGGCCCGCACCGACGGCACACCGTCGAGCGAGCCGAGATGCTTGCGTGCGAAGTCGGCGCTGGCCACGATCAGCGCGGCGGCGCCGTCCGAGGTGGCGCAGATGTCCAGCTGCCGCAGCGGGTCGGAGACGACCGGGCTGGCCAGCACGTCCTCGACCGAAGCCTCCTTGTGGTAGCGGGCATTCGGGTTGTTCAGGCCGTGCTTGGAGTTCTTCACCTTGATCTGGGCGAAGTCTTCGGAGGTGGCGCCGTACAGGTCCATGCGGCGGCGGGCCAGCAGGGCGAAGTACACCGGATTCATGGCGCCAAGCAGGTGGAAGCGCTGCCAGTCGGGGTCGTTCTTGCGCTCGCCGCCGACCGGGGCGAAGGCACCCTTGGGCGTGGTGTCGGCGCCGATGACCAGCGCGACGTCGCAGAAGCCGGCCAGGATGTGGGCGCGGGCGCTCTGCAGGGCCTGCGAACCGCTGGCGCACGCGGCGTAGGACGAGGACACCGGCACGCCGTTCCAGCCCAGCTTCTGGGCGAACGTCGACCCGGCGATGAAGCCGGGGTAGCCGTTGCGGATGGTGTCGGCACCGGCGACCAACTGGATCTGACGCCAGTCGAGGCCGGCCTCGGCCAGCGCGGCCCGGGCGGCGACGACGCCGTACTCGGTGAAGTCGCGGCCCCACTTGCCCCACGGGTGCATGCCCGCACCGAGGATGTACAGCGGCTCAGGCGTGCTCACTTCGCAATCTCCCAGGCATAGGTGGTGCGCTCGACACCGTCGGCATCGGTGTACAGCGGCATGGTGGTCAGTTCCATCTCCATGCCGACCTTGAGGTCCGCGGCGAGTGTGCCCTCGACGACCTTGCCCAGCACGATGAGGCCCTCGGCCTCCAGCTGGACAGCGGCGATGGCGAACGGCTCGAACGGGTCGGCCGCCGGGTACGGCGCCGGCGGGGGATAGCGGTTCTCGGTGTAGCTCCACACCGTGCCGCGGCGCGACAACGCGACGGGCTCGAGCACGTCGCTGTCACACGCCGGGCTGGGGCAGTTGTTGGCGCGAGGCGGGAAAACGTAGGTCCCGCACTGCGGGCACTTGGCCCCGATCAGGTGTGGCGCACCGTTTTCGTCGGTGTCCCACCAACCTTCAATTGCCGGCTGACTACCGGCTTCCGTCACTCCTGGCACGAGCTCAGCGTAGCTGCCAATAGCCCTGAAACTGAAACGTGTTGCAGTTTTATCCCGGCAGCCGGGAAAACCCATTGAAGTGTACGGAACGGTTTCGTACACTTCTGCCATGGTTCGAGGGATGGCGCGGGAACAGGCGGTGCTCGCAGCGACGGCCGAGTTGCTCGTCGAACGGGGCTACGCGGCATTGACCACCGATGCGGTGGCCGTGCGGGCGGGTGCCAGCAAGGCGACCATCTATCGCCGCTGGCCCAACAAGGCTCAGCTCGTCCGGGCCACGCTCGACGCCGCGGACGCCGCCCGGAACGCATCGATGCCGGATACCGGGGCGCTGCGCAGCGACCTGTTCGCCGTGATGGACGCCGTCGCAACGGATGTCGCCGACCCGTTGACGCGGGTCACGGCCGAACTCGCGACGCTCATGCGGCACGACGACCAACTCGCCGAGGCCCTCCGTCAACACCTCGACAAAGAGGAGCTGTCGCCGTTCCACGACGCGCTCCAGCGCGCCATCGCGCGGGGTGACATCGACGCCGACGCCGACGTCGAGCTGATCCACGACGTGGCCGAGGCAATGATCCTGCGGCAGATGCATCTCGACCGCCCCGTCGACACGGACTTCAGTACGCGACTCATCGACAACGTGCTGCTGCCCCTGCTGGGCGGTGCCCGATGAGCGTGGTGGTCGCGGGCGCGGGACCGACCGGACTGACCCTCGCCATCGAGCTGGCTCGCCGCGGTGTGCCGGTGCGCGTGCTGGACCGGGCTCAGACGTTGTTTCCCGGCTCGCGTGGCAAGGGACTGCAACCGCGCACCCTCGAGGTGTTCGACGATCTGGGCGTCATCGGTGCGGTGCTGGCGGCGGGCGAGCCGTTTCCACCCATGCGGCTGTACCGCGGCGCCGAGGTGGTCTGGACCAAGCCGATCTACGAGCTCTTGGGCCTGCCCGAACTCGCGGCCACGCCGGCCGTGCCGTATCCGTTCACGTGGCTGATCCCGCAGTGGCGGACCGACCAGATTCTGGCGGCACGTTTCGTCGAACTCGGGGGCGTCATCGAATTCGGCACCGAGGTAACAGGTTTCGCGCAGGACGACGACGGCGTGACCGTGCAGACCGACCACGGTCCCGTCCGCGCCGATTACCTCGTCGGGGCCGACGGCGGTCGCAGCACGGTGCGCAAGGTGTCCGGCGTCGAATTCCTCGGCGGGGCGCTGACCGAGGAACGCATCATCGTGGGTGACGTCCGGGCCAGCGGGCTCGACGGCCGGTGCTGTCACCTGCTGACCCGTGACGGTGACCAGGCCACGCGGTTCTCGCTGTGGAATCTGGCGGGTACCGAGCACTTCCAGCTGGTGGTGACGATGGCGCCGGGCGCGGACCCGCCCGCACTGACCCTGGGCGGGATGCAGGAACTGCTTGAACAGCGCTCCGGGCGCCGCGACGTGGAGCTGTCGGACCTGCGGTGGATTTCGGAGTACCGCGTGAATCTGCTGATGGCGCAACGGTTCCGGATGGGCCGGGTGCTGCTGGCCGGCGACGCCGCCCACGTCCATTCGCCGGCCGGGGGACAGGGCGTCAACACGGGCGTGCAGGACGCCTACAACCTCGGCTGGAAACTGGCTGCCGTGCTCGCGGGCGCACCCGATGAACTGCTGGACAGCTACGCCGCCGAACGGATGCCGGTCGCGGCCAACGTGCTTCAGCTCAGTGGTGCGCTGCACCGTCAGGGCTTCGCCGCGACCGGACCGGCGCCGTCCGCCATTCATCAGCTGGACATCAGTTACCGGGGCGGGCCCCTTGCGGGTGAGGTACGCGGGCCGGGCGTGCTCCAGTCCGGCGACCGCGCACCTGACGGCCTGTTGCCCGACGGTCGCCGGCTGTTCGACGTCTTCCGCGGACCGCACTGGACGTTGCTCGAATTCGGCAGAGCTGCAGTAGATTTCGGCGTTCCACGAGTGCGCCTGAGCCCCGGACCGGATTACGACGTGCCGGCCGGCTCCTACGTCTTGGTCCGGCCCGACGGCCACATCGCGGCGATCACGGATCAGCCGGAAGCGATCCGCGAACAGCTGCGTCGCTTCGATCCGGTGCGGGCGGGCAGCCCGTCATGACCGGGTGCTCGTCGCGGTCTCGGTCCGGTACCGGGTGGTGACCCGCGCCAGATCCGCCGGCGCCCGCGATGCCCCCGCGACGTGCATCTCGCGGTTGGCGGCGATGACATCGGCGGTCTCGGCGCGCCGGGCCTGTTCGTAGCTCGGGAGCCCGGCGAAGCCGTGGGCCGCCAGTTCGTCGGCGAGCACCCGCGCGTCCACGATCGACTGTGACGCACCGTTGGCCCCGACGGGGTACATCGGGTGCGCGGCGTCGCCGAGCAGCGTCACCAGACCTGCGCCCCAGTGTGGCAGCGGGTCCTTGTCGACCATGGGGTAACTGAACAGCGCCGGGCTGTGGCCGATCAGCGCGTTCATGTCGAGCCAGTCGAGATCCCAGTCGGCGACGTGCGGCAGGACATCGTCGGCGGTCGCGGGTGCGTTCCACCTGGCGTCGCCGTCCACCGGGCCGGGCGGCCCGGTGGGCACCTGCAGCACCCAGTTCACCTGAC from Mycolicibacterium phocaicum includes the following:
- a CDS encoding ABC transporter ATP-binding protein, encoding MTEPVEPAPDEELAALHRDVQVAEGEKLLATTDLTVKFGGLTALDSVTFDIRRGEILGLIGPNGAGKTTCFNAITGVYRPSSGSVMFDGAPLGKIKRHEITRRGIARTFQNIRLWGEMTALENVVVGTDARHKTSVPGALVRTARHRREERDAIERAAALLQFVGIAHRGEEKARNLSYGDQRRLEIARALATEPKLLCLDEPAAGFNPSEKSALIELIHAIREDGYTVLLIEHDMRLVMGVTDRIVVLEFGRKIAEGLPAEIREDPKVIAAYLGVPDDEL
- a CDS encoding ABC transporter ATP-binding protein, with the translated sequence MTSSESADLDPRPVLLEVRDAVVHYGRIQALHGVSLVVREGELVTLLGSNGAGKTTMMRAISGLRPLTSGSVWFDGADVSKMKAHRRVTAGLIQAPEGRGIFPGMTIVENLEMGCYGRKFESKHDHDERLDWVLTTFPRLAERRTQAGGTLSGGEQQMLAIGRALMARPKVLLLDEPSMGLAPMVISQIFRIISEINSQGTTVLLVEQNAQQALSRSDRAYILETGAVTRSGNARDLLKDDSIRAAYLGVA
- a CDS encoding O-acetyl-ADP-ribose deacetylase, with translation MPRITAVLGDITQQNVDAIVNAANNAMRGGGGVDGAVHRAGGPAVLQDCVARFPHGLATGDAGWTTAGNLPARWVIHTVGPNHRAGQRDPELLRSCYRRSLEVADELGALSVAFPLISAGIYGWPLHDAIMIAAETVSSASTKVDDVRLVTIDDDIVNRIDAQLRRT
- a CDS encoding DUF167 domain-containing protein, coding for MISVRVKPGSRKGPLVETDDDGTLVVYVREQAVDGKANTAVIRVLAQHFEVPKSRVELVSGAAARIKRFRIGE
- a CDS encoding lipid-transfer protein, giving the protein MSTPEPLYILGAGMHPWGKWGRDFTEYGVVAARAALAEAGLDWRQIQLVAGADTIRNGYPGFIAGSTFAQKLGWNGVPVSSSYAACASGSQALQSARAHILAGFCDVALVIGADTTPKGAFAPVGGERKNDPDWQRFHLLGAMNPVYFALLARRRMDLYGATSEDFAQIKVKNSKHGLNNPNARYHKEASVEDVLASPVVSDPLRQLDICATSDGAAALIVASADFARKHLGSLDGVPSVRAISTVTPQYPQHLPELPDIATDSTAAIAGPERVFKDQILDAAYAEAGIGPDDVNLAEVYDLSTALELDWYEHLGLCAKGEGEQLLRSGATTIGGRVPVNPSGGLACFGEAIPAQAIAQVCELTWQLKGQATGRQVEGARVGVTANQGLFGHGSSVIVAR
- a CDS encoding Zn-ribbon domain-containing OB-fold protein, with translation MPGVTEAGSQPAIEGWWDTDENGAPHLIGAKCPQCGTYVFPPRANNCPSPACDSDVLEPVALSRRGTVWSYTENRYPPPAPYPAADPFEPFAIAAVQLEAEGLIVLGKVVEGTLAADLKVGMEMELTTMPLYTDADGVERTTYAWEIAK
- a CDS encoding TetR/AcrR family transcriptional regulator; the encoded protein is MVRGMAREQAVLAATAELLVERGYAALTTDAVAVRAGASKATIYRRWPNKAQLVRATLDAADAARNASMPDTGALRSDLFAVMDAVATDVADPLTRVTAELATLMRHDDQLAEALRQHLDKEELSPFHDALQRAIARGDIDADADVELIHDVAEAMILRQMHLDRPVDTDFSTRLIDNVLLPLLGGAR
- a CDS encoding FAD-dependent monooxygenase, which translates into the protein MSVVVAGAGPTGLTLAIELARRGVPVRVLDRAQTLFPGSRGKGLQPRTLEVFDDLGVIGAVLAAGEPFPPMRLYRGAEVVWTKPIYELLGLPELAATPAVPYPFTWLIPQWRTDQILAARFVELGGVIEFGTEVTGFAQDDDGVTVQTDHGPVRADYLVGADGGRSTVRKVSGVEFLGGALTEERIIVGDVRASGLDGRCCHLLTRDGDQATRFSLWNLAGTEHFQLVVTMAPGADPPALTLGGMQELLEQRSGRRDVELSDLRWISEYRVNLLMAQRFRMGRVLLAGDAAHVHSPAGGQGVNTGVQDAYNLGWKLAAVLAGAPDELLDSYAAERMPVAANVLQLSGALHRQGFAATGPAPSAIHQLDISYRGGPLAGEVRGPGVLQSGDRAPDGLLPDGRRLFDVFRGPHWTLLEFGRAAVDFGVPRVRLSPGPDYDVPAGSYVLVRPDGHIAAITDQPEAIREQLRRFDPVRAGSPS